The following coding sequences are from one Onychomys torridus chromosome 16, mOncTor1.1, whole genome shotgun sequence window:
- the Shisal1 gene encoding protein shisa-like-1 — MMTSCGQRSRNVLAVFSLLFPAVLSAHFRVCEPYTDHKGRYHFGFHCPRLSDNKTFVLCCHHNNTVFKYCCNETEFQAVMQANLTAGPEGYMHNNYTALLGVWIYGFFVLTLLVLDLLYYSAMNYDICKVYLTRWGIHGRWMKQDPRRWGNPARAPRPGQPAPQPQQPPPGALPQAPQAVHTLRGDTHSPPLMAFQSSSA; from the exons ATGATGACCAGTTGTGGCCAGCGGTCCCGGAACGTGCTCGCAGTTTTCTCTCTGCTATTTCCTGCAG TTCTGTCGGCACATTTCCGGGTCTGTGAGCCTTACACCGACCACAAAGGCCGCTACCACTTTGGCTTCCACTGCCCCCGGCTCTCAGACAACAAAACTTTCGTCCTCTGCTGTCACCATAACAACACCGTCTTCAAATATTGCTGCAACGAGACAGAGTTCCAGGCGGTCATGCAGGCAAACCTCACAGCCGGCCCCGAGGGCTACATGCACAA caactACACAGCGCTGCTGGGAGTGTGGATCTACGGCTTCTTCGTGCTCACCCTGCTGGTCCTGGATTTGCTCTATTATTCCGCCATGAACTACGACATTTGCAAGGTTTACCTGACCCGGTGGGGCATCCACGGAAGGTGGATGAAACAGGACCCCAGGCGGTGGGGGAACCCTGCTCGAGCCCCTCGACCAGGACAGCCAGCCCCGCAGCCGCAGCAGCCTCCCCCTGGTGCCCTGCCACAAGCCCCCCAGGCTGTGCACACGCTGCGGGGAGACACACACAGCCCACCCCTGATGGCCTTCCAAAGCTCATCTGCCTG